The following proteins come from a genomic window of Alosa alosa isolate M-15738 ecotype Scorff River chromosome 2, AALO_Geno_1.1, whole genome shotgun sequence:
- the LOC125290937 gene encoding C3a anaphylatoxin chemotactic receptor-like, with amino-acid sequence MAPNISLLQPQINSSFENDQTTVDIYDFIVNIEILFCFITVILGTVGNALVIWVAGISLRAKVTYVWLVNLATADLIFCLTRAFSLAQKYQGKWSFGVFLCKFNGFFKYANMFCSVFLLAVISLDRALCVLQPVFIKQHRTVCAARLVSVVVWVVASVMSAPYFIHWQVYPDKKNHRCGLKEDNGNAAKMALIVIRLLCGFFLPFVVILLCSVLAGVGIRRTQLRGKSRPLRMLVTLVAAFFLCWAPYHCFRLAKVIDSKNRPIKVGLALTKSLAYFNSCVNPVLYFCMGIKQGWLRRIRNAAYHPAVCGNTTTNSTCL; translated from the exons ATGGCCCCCAACATTTCACTCCTACAGCCTCAGATCAATTCCTCCTTTGAAAATGATCAGACAACAGTGGATATCTATGACTTTATAGTTAACATCGAAATCCTGTTCTGCTTCATCACTGTCATCCTGGGAACCGTTGGCAACGCCCTGGTCATTTGGGTGGCTGGCATCAGCCTACGGGCCAAAGTCACTTATGTCTGGCTAGTGAATCTGGCCACTGCCGACCTCATCTTCTGCCTGACCCGCGCCTTCTCACTGGCCCAGAAGTACCAAGGCAAATGGTCATTCGGCGTCTTCCTCTGCAAGTTCAACGGCTTCTTCAAGTACGCCAACATGTTCTGCAGCGTCTTCCTGCTGGCGGTCATTAGTTTGGACCGGGCGCTGTGCGTGTTGCAACCCGTCTTCATTAAACAGCACCGTACCGTCTGTGCTGCGCGGCTGGTCAGTGTTGTGGTGTGGGTAGTGGCGTCGGTCATGAGCGCACCGTACTTCATCCATTGGCAGGTCtaccctgacaaaaaaaatcacaggtgtGGCTTGAAG GAAGACAATGGGAATGCCGCCAAGATGGCTCTCATCGTCATCCGCCTCTTGTGCGGTTTCTTCCTCCCGTTCGTAGTCATCCTGTTGTGTTCCGTGCTAGCAGGCGTAGGAATCCGGCGTACACAGCTGAGGGGAAAGTCCCGTCCCTTGCGGATGCTCGTCACCCTGGTCGCTGCCTTCTTCCTGTGCTGGGCACCCTACCACTGCTTCCGGCTGGCCAAGGTGATCGACAGTAAGAACCGCCCCATCAAAGTGGGTCTGGCACTGACCAAGAGCCTGGCCTACTTCAACAGCTGTGTCAACCCTGTGCTGTACTTCTGCATGGGTATTAAACAAGGCTGGCTGCGGCGGATCAGAAATGCTGCTTACCACCCTGCTGTCTGTGGTAACACCACAACAAACTCTACCTGTCTGTAG